The nucleotide window AATGAAAGTGTAGAAATTGATGTAAGAAGTATGTATTACATCTATTCCAGTGAAGATAGGGTAGTTGTAAAAGTTCAGCGATTTCTGAAGGACCGGACTGATAAGCCATATCGATCATTTCTTTTAAATAGCGGCTATGAAATTCCTTTTTCAGAAGCTCTTACGATTAAAGATGAATTCCTACTAAGTAACTCCAATTCGGAAGATGAACATCGTAAAAACTTCCTTAATAAATATCAACAAGCAAAGGAATCATTTATAGCGGAACAAAGGCGTCAGGAAGAAGAGAAACAACAAGAGAAAGAAAAGAAAAGACAATTATTACAGCAGTTATTAGATCAAAAGCAGCACACATCTCCAAGTAAGATCGGAGAAAATTTGTCATATGCTGATCTAAAAATACTTTTGCGTGAAAAAATTCATTTAAAACAACGAGAACAAATGGAGCTATGGAATTACTTTATGCCTAGAATAGGCTTGAACAACTCAGCATTGGTTTGGAACTTAGTCGTAGAACATGGATGTACAACATTTGATGAATTAAGAAATGTGCTAAAAAGCCATTTACGTTAAAGCTAAAAGGAAGGCTCATTTCAAGAGCCTTCCTTTTAGCTTTTAACCTTACTTCTATCCCTTAGCCATCTTGGTATCTCCCTAAAAACTTATTCTCTTCCTAATTCTTCTGAATATCAGCATAAACTGCACTTATGGTTTTGTCTTTATTTGTCCGTATTATGTCCTTATTTGTCCGTATTATGTCCGCATTTTAAATTCTCATGAAATGGAAAACAGGCATATAAACATCAATAATTCCGGAACTTTGTCTCTATTTTTGTCCTTATTTTGATGGATTATATAGATACTTTGTTCCAGCACCTCTTCCTGTTACCTCTACACCATCTGGTTCTAGTTCCTTTATCAAACGTTGTACTTGCTTGCTATTCATACCGGTTAACTGCCTTATTTCTTTATTCGTCAGAGTCCGTTCTTTTAAAATTGACAATACCCTGATTTTAACTGCCTCTTTATCTAAACTTTGCTGACGTTCATACTTCATATTTTCTTTTAGTAATTCATATGCCTTCCTTGATAAAGTGTAATACCTTCCTTTACCACGTCCGACTGAATCTAACAAGTTAAAATCATTAAACATTTTACTTAATAACTCTCTTGCCTGTTGTATACCACGTTGAGAAACTTCTGCTGCTATCGCTGAATCTATCTGCTCATGACGCATTAAGTATTGCAAAATGAGTAAATGATCTACATCAATCGGATTCCCTTCATCAACCATTTGCTTCACTAAGTTCTTAAACCCTTTATTTAAGGGCGAGGAGATAAAGGTCAATTCAATATTGCTGCCAACTTCTCTATAAATTGGGGGCTCTTTGCCTTCTACTAGCAGCGAGCGAAATATTCTAGATACGCCTAGATTAGACCTGTTAACCAGTTTGAGTCTATCAAGTAAATCCATAAGGTGATTGTTCCTAGCGACGGGAGGGTGATGTAATATGTTATAAGGGGTTATTCCACCTATGAATTGGCCAGGATTCGTCAAAACTAGTCTATCTCTAAATTGCTTTAACATAATTGTTCCGCTCATCCTGTAGTCTCGATGTCCAAAGGCATTTAACAGCGCTTCTCTTAAGGCAATAGTAGGATACGTACTAAACTCAGGATGAACCAGACCTGACTCTATTGTAACCATTGGGTTATCAACCGATATATATCTCTCTAATTCATATAGAGCAACAGGAATAGCCTGAGTTCCATCATCTCTATGAGAGTAATCTGTGTCACTCAGCATTTTTCTAAATGACCATTTATGTTGTGGAATTAGCCTTTCAATAGCATCTGATTTACCCACTAACAATAGAGTAGCATTTGTGAAATATCCATTCTTGATCCCACCAATTGATTTTAAAAGGTCTTCATCAGAAAGAGCTAACAAATTGTGATCAGCTCTCTCACGTGACATAAATTCACGTATTCGCTCCATTGCCGAATGGGAAAACAAAGTTCTCCAGTCCTCGTAAATCACTTCAGATGTAAAATCCACCTGACCTGTTGTATCAATCATTTGTCTTCTTAATGTACCTGTAAAAGGAAGACAATCTTTTCCCTGCCTTATTGTTGCTGCTCCGTCCGTTGTTGTATAAGGAGGCATACCGGGGAATACATTCATTATCAAAATCCGTACTGAACCATTATTCAAATAGATATCATCAAATGAAGGAGTTAAATGAGGATCCGTCTTTTCATAAATTCTTTTTTGCAGTTCTGGTATTCCTATATCAAGTGGTACTCCTTTTATTGCCTGACCTCCCCCTTGCACTTTATCAGCCACACCAAAAACAACACTTCCCCCACCGCCATTTGCCATACAAACGGCATAACTAATCATTGTTTTAACATTATCTTCTCTGCTTCTATTGTTCCATTGTTTGAAATCCAAGTCTTGTGCTTCAAAATCATCAGCAACTTGATGGTCTAACTTGCTAATTATGTCCATTATCTCACTCTTACTCTTCATTAAAGGACTCCCTCCTCTCACGGTAAAAGTTTTCATACTATTTATTCTATTTTACACATAACAGACACCTTAGCATACTTAAACTCTAATATTAACCACTAATACCTTTATTCAATCCAATTTTAGTTCAAATTATATCAAGCAGGAAAGTATTAGGATGAAGGAAGTAAAAGTTGCGTTCTCTGCTTTAGTTATAGCTTTCTAAAGTATGGATTAATACATTTCTGAACTGAATATTAGTAACAAATTTAAGGAGATGGACCATTGAGAACTTTGGAAAATGACCTTTTAAGCAAAATTGAGGTAGTAGAGTTAAAGAAGGAAGTTATCTCTATTCTTCACAGTATTCAATTTGACAGCTGTTATCATCTTGAAGATTGTATACTTGATTTACACCAATTGCTTATAATTCTAGATGATATGGAAATACCTCAAAAAATACTACTGGAAACAAACCAAGCAAAATTAACAAAAGAGGCTATTAGCAACCAATTAAAAGAAAAACATATGTTATAAAATTATGACGATATGT belongs to Mesobacillus subterraneus and includes:
- a CDS encoding RNA-binding domain-containing protein, producing MKSKSEIMDIISKLDHQVADDFEAQDLDFKQWNNRSREDNVKTMISYAVCMANGGGGSVVFGVADKVQGGGQAIKGVPLDIGIPELQKRIYEKTDPHLTPSFDDIYLNNGSVRILIMNVFPGMPPYTTTDGAATIRQGKDCLPFTGTLRRQMIDTTGQVDFTSEVIYEDWRTLFSHSAMERIREFMSRERADHNLLALSDEDLLKSIGGIKNGYFTNATLLLVGKSDAIERLIPQHKWSFRKMLSDTDYSHRDDGTQAIPVALYELERYISVDNPMVTIESGLVHPEFSTYPTIALREALLNAFGHRDYRMSGTIMLKQFRDRLVLTNPGQFIGGITPYNILHHPPVARNNHLMDLLDRLKLVNRSNLGVSRIFRSLLVEGKEPPIYREVGSNIELTFISSPLNKGFKNLVKQMVDEGNPIDVDHLLILQYLMRHEQIDSAIAAEVSQRGIQQARELLSKMFNDFNLLDSVGRGKGRYYTLSRKAYELLKENMKYERQQSLDKEAVKIRVLSILKERTLTNKEIRQLTGMNSKQVQRLIKELEPDGVEVTGRGAGTKYLYNPSK